One part of the Algibacter sp. L1A34 genome encodes these proteins:
- a CDS encoding alpha/beta hydrolase, with the protein MRHFYFKFLIIFFLSLTIHSQTLDTLVDVGGYKMHFKIIKGVGTPILFEAGGGNDASVWNNILEKIYNVTSTTLITYDRSGFGTSELNPNLKNDSDFGIENGITELETGLSKLGYNNEIILVSHSYGGLYNLLYAHKHHKKVKSVVLIDATLSNFWNDELLTMRDNNVDISSIKKPSGDYYLNVNFNETMRHMRNMEFPNSIPVINIFPKNSFSGFPEVLSNRWRKLHNEFNNHKNNVENIIAYGSAHAIFQDNPGLIINTIIKAYSETLDKNQQNVLLQKALDNAIELSIQAKKTEMENKHSESDLNEWAYTFLRNEELEKALEIFKLNTILFPDSWNAFDSYGEALLKSNRKAESIEMYEKSIELNPENETGKDVLLKMKQD; encoded by the coding sequence ATGAGACATTTTTATTTTAAATTCTTAATAATTTTCTTTTTATCGTTAACAATACATTCTCAAACCCTTGATACGCTAGTAGACGTTGGTGGGTATAAAATGCATTTCAAAATAATAAAAGGAGTAGGAACTCCCATTCTTTTTGAAGCTGGTGGAGGTAATGATGCTTCTGTTTGGAACAACATATTAGAAAAAATTTATAACGTTACTAGCACTACATTAATTACTTACGACCGATCTGGTTTTGGAACAAGTGAATTAAATCCAAATTTGAAAAACGATTCGGATTTTGGAATAGAAAATGGTATAACAGAACTAGAAACAGGTCTTTCAAAGTTGGGTTATAACAATGAAATCATTCTGGTTTCCCATTCGTACGGTGGGTTGTATAATCTATTGTACGCACATAAACATCATAAAAAAGTTAAGTCGGTTGTTTTAATAGATGCTACTCTTAGTAATTTCTGGAATGATGAACTGCTAACAATGAGAGACAACAATGTTGATATAAGTTCTATAAAAAAACCTTCAGGCGACTATTATTTGAATGTAAATTTCAATGAAACAATGCGACACATGAGAAATATGGAATTCCCAAACAGTATCCCTGTTATCAATATTTTTCCTAAAAACTCCTTTTCAGGTTTTCCAGAGGTTCTTTCAAATCGATGGAGAAAGCTTCACAATGAGTTTAATAATCATAAGAATAATGTAGAAAACATTATAGCTTACGGAAGTGCTCATGCGATATTTCAGGACAATCCAGGGCTAATTATCAATACAATTATTAAAGCATATTCAGAAACACTAGATAAAAATCAACAAAACGTATTGCTGCAAAAAGCTCTAGATAATGCTATTGAGTTATCTATTCAAGCTAAAAAAACAGAAATGGAAAATAAACATTCAGAAAGTGATTTGAATGAATGGGCTTATACGTTTTTGAGAAATGAAGAATTAGAAAAAGCTTTAGAAATTTTTAAATTGAATACCATACTCTTTCCAGATAGTTGGAATGCATTTGATAGTTATGGGGAAGCTTTATTGAAATCAAATAGGAAAGCAGAATCAATTGAAATGTATGAAAAATCAATTGAATTGAATCCAGAAAATGAAACAGGAAAAGACGTGTTACTGAAAATGAAACAGGACTAG
- the secA gene encoding preprotein translocase subunit SecA, giving the protein MTFLDSILKVFVGDKSKQDVKALSPLVKQINTYEAALEALSHDQLRAKTIEFKAKIADATQATNDNIASLVDEAENTEDIDRREDIYLEIDKLKDDAYKITEDILNVILPEAFAVVKETAKRFTKNTEITVTANEFDRLISGEKGYVTLDGDNATWANSWDAAGKAITWDMVHYDVQLIGGIAMHQGKIAEMHTGEGKTLVATLPVYLNALAGKGVHLVTVNDYLAKRDSAWMAPIFEFHGLSVDCVDYHQPNSAARKKAYNADITYGTNNEFGFDYLRDNMAHSPDDLVQRPHHYAIVDEVDSVLVDDARTPLIISGPIPQGERHEFTELKPKVDDIVSVQRKYLTGVLAEAKKLIKDGDTKEGGLKLLRVYRGIPKNKALIKFLSEEGVKQLLQKTENYYMQDNNREMPKVDEELYYVIEEKNNQVELSDKGVEYISGKDNPDFFILPEIGLEVAKIENQGLSSEDEANLKEELYKDFGIKSERIHTLNQLLKAYALFEKDTQYVVMENKVMIVDEQTGRIMDGRRYSDGLHQAIEAKENVKIEDATQTFATVTLQNYFRMYRKLSGMTGTAVTEAGEFWEIYELDVVEIPTNRPIARDDKEDLVYKTKREKYNAVIDDVTKLSEAGRPVLIGTTSVEISELLGKMLSIRKIPHNVLNAKQHKKEAEIVDQAGQSGQVTIATNMAGRGTDIKLSAEVKAAGGLAIVGTERHDSRRVDRQLRGRAGRQGDPGSSQFYVSLEDNLMRLFGSERIAKMMDKMGLQEGEVIQHSMISKSIERAQKKVEENQFGVRKRLLEYDDVMNAQREVVYKRRHHALFGERLRVDLANMIFDTSEGISETNKTASDYKNFEYELIRYFSMGSPVTEAEFGKLSAQEVTGKIYKAAFENYKEKMARNADTAFPVIKNVYETQRDKFKRIVVPFTDGTKTLNVVTDLEKAYETQGKQLITDFEKNITLAIIDDAWKTHLRKMDELKQSVQLAVHEQKDPLLIYKFEAFELFKTMIDEVNKDVISFLFKGELPQETQDTIQEARERKQEQLSTQKEEIPNLDERSAQSRAAGNTQRQPDVVETVVRDKPKIGRNDRVTIKHVINGENKTVKYKQAEPLLAKGDWVLVEE; this is encoded by the coding sequence ATGACTTTTTTAGATTCTATACTAAAGGTTTTTGTTGGCGATAAATCAAAACAAGATGTTAAAGCCCTTAGCCCTTTAGTTAAACAAATTAATACATACGAGGCAGCTTTAGAAGCTTTATCGCACGATCAATTAAGAGCAAAAACTATTGAATTTAAAGCTAAAATTGCAGATGCAACGCAAGCTACAAACGATAATATTGCTAGCTTAGTTGATGAAGCAGAAAACACTGAAGATATTGACCGCCGTGAGGATATTTATTTAGAAATAGATAAATTAAAGGACGATGCTTACAAAATTACCGAAGATATTTTAAACGTTATTTTACCAGAAGCTTTTGCTGTGGTTAAAGAAACGGCTAAACGTTTTACAAAAAACACAGAAATTACTGTTACCGCAAATGAATTCGACCGTTTAATTTCGGGCGAAAAAGGTTATGTTACCTTAGATGGTGATAATGCCACTTGGGCAAACTCTTGGGATGCTGCTGGAAAAGCCATTACTTGGGATATGGTACATTACGATGTGCAACTTATTGGTGGTATTGCCATGCACCAAGGTAAAATTGCGGAAATGCATACAGGTGAAGGTAAAACATTAGTTGCAACCTTACCGGTTTACTTAAATGCTTTAGCTGGCAAAGGTGTGCATCTAGTAACGGTTAATGATTACTTAGCGAAACGTGATAGCGCATGGATGGCGCCTATTTTTGAGTTCCATGGCTTAAGTGTAGATTGTGTGGATTACCACCAACCAAACTCGGCTGCTCGTAAAAAAGCTTATAACGCCGATATTACTTACGGTACAAATAACGAATTTGGTTTCGATTATTTACGTGATAACATGGCACATTCGCCAGACGATTTAGTACAACGCCCACACCACTACGCTATTGTAGATGAGGTGGATTCTGTTTTAGTAGATGATGCACGTACACCATTAATTATCTCTGGCCCAATACCGCAAGGTGAGCGCCATGAGTTTACAGAACTTAAACCTAAAGTAGATGATATTGTATCTGTACAACGTAAATATTTAACAGGTGTTTTGGCGGAAGCTAAAAAACTTATTAAGGATGGCGATACTAAAGAAGGTGGTTTAAAACTACTACGCGTTTACCGTGGTATTCCTAAAAATAAAGCTTTAATCAAGTTTTTATCTGAAGAAGGTGTTAAACAACTACTTCAAAAAACGGAAAACTATTACATGCAAGACAACAACCGTGAAATGCCTAAGGTTGATGAAGAGCTGTACTATGTAATTGAAGAAAAAAATAACCAAGTTGAATTATCTGACAAAGGTGTTGAATATATTTCTGGGAAAGATAATCCAGATTTTTTCATCTTACCAGAAATTGGACTTGAGGTTGCAAAAATTGAAAACCAAGGACTTTCGTCGGAAGATGAAGCCAACCTTAAAGAAGAATTATATAAAGATTTTGGAATAAAATCTGAGCGTATTCATACTTTAAATCAGCTTTTAAAAGCCTATGCTTTATTTGAAAAAGACACCCAATACGTGGTGATGGAAAATAAAGTAATGATTGTAGATGAGCAAACGGGTCGTATTATGGATGGCCGTCGTTACTCCGATGGGTTACACCAAGCTATTGAAGCTAAAGAAAACGTAAAAATTGAAGATGCTACTCAAACTTTTGCAACGGTAACACTTCAAAATTACTTTAGAATGTATCGCAAACTGTCTGGTATGACAGGTACAGCGGTTACTGAAGCTGGAGAATTCTGGGAAATTTACGAATTGGATGTTGTTGAAATCCCAACAAATCGCCCAATTGCTCGTGATGATAAAGAAGATTTAGTTTATAAAACAAAGCGTGAAAAATACAATGCGGTAATTGATGATGTTACAAAATTATCTGAAGCTGGACGTCCAGTTTTAATTGGTACAACATCTGTAGAAATTAGTGAATTGCTTGGTAAAATGCTTAGCATTCGCAAAATTCCACACAATGTATTAAATGCGAAACAACATAAAAAAGAGGCCGAAATTGTAGATCAAGCTGGGCAATCTGGGCAAGTTACAATTGCTACCAATATGGCAGGTCGTGGTACAGATATTAAATTATCTGCCGAGGTTAAAGCCGCTGGTGGTTTAGCCATTGTTGGTACAGAGCGTCACGATTCGCGTCGTGTAGATAGACAATTACGTGGTCGTGCTGGTCGTCAAGGAGATCCAGGTAGTTCTCAATTTTACGTGTCTCTAGAAGATAATTTAATGCGATTATTTGGTAGTGAGCGTATTGCCAAAATGATGGATAAAATGGGATTACAGGAAGGTGAAGTAATTCAGCATTCTATGATTTCTAAATCTATCGAGCGCGCACAGAAAAAAGTGGAAGAAAACCAATTTGGTGTTCGTAAGCGTTTATTAGAGTATGATGATGTTATGAACGCCCAACGTGAGGTAGTTTACAAACGTCGTCACCACGCACTTTTCGGAGAGCGTTTGCGTGTAGATTTAGCAAACATGATTTTCGATACATCGGAAGGTATTTCTGAAACTAATAAAACAGCTAGTGATTATAAGAATTTTGAGTACGAATTAATTCGCTATTTCTCAATGGGTTCTCCAGTTACTGAGGCTGAGTTTGGAAAACTTTCTGCTCAAGAGGTTACTGGAAAAATTTATAAAGCTGCTTTCGAGAATTACAAAGAAAAAATGGCTCGTAATGCTGATACTGCATTCCCCGTTATTAAAAATGTATACGAAACGCAACGTGATAAATTTAAACGTATTGTAGTCCCTTTTACAGATGGTACCAAAACTTTAAACGTAGTTACCGATCTTGAAAAAGCTTACGAAACACAAGGAAAACAATTAATTACCGATTTTGAAAAAAATATTACTTTAGCCATTATTGATGATGCTTGGAAAACGCATTTACGTAAAATGGACGAGTTGAAACAATCTGTACAATTAGCAGTACACGAACAAAAAGATCCTTTACTTATTTATAAGTTTGAAGCTTTCGAATTGTTTAAAACTATGATAGACGAGGTAAACAAAGATGTAATTTCATTCTTATTTAAAGGTGAATTGCCTCAGGAAACTCAAGACACTATTCAGGAAGCCCGTGAGCGTAAACAGGAACAATTAAGTACCCAAAAAGAAGAAATCCCTAATTTAGACGAACGTTCTGCACAAAGTAGAGCTGCAGGAAATACACAACGCCAACCGGATGTTGTGGAAACCGTAGTGCGCGATAAGCCAAAAATAGGTCGTAACGATCGTGTTACTATTAAACATGTTATTAATGGCGAAAACAAAACCGTTAAATACAAACAAGCCGAACCGCTTTTAGCTAAAGGTGACTGGGTTTTAGTTGAAGAATAA